The proteins below come from a single Panulirus ornatus isolate Po-2019 chromosome 72, ASM3632096v1, whole genome shotgun sequence genomic window:
- the LOC139748039 gene encoding zinc metalloproteinase nas-4-like produces the protein MKCEMRLTVTLAVFTLVARCSQAQMENLPNISIPNPDDASNDILGEPISEKEIENSIESVVVTRNSGPEGDLLYQPEFYEGDIIINTKDQLYQMVHGDPQQQASAVKNPRMTWPGGVIPYVISSSFSSLERSVIARAMAEYRAKTCVSFVPRTNSHTDYVHILKGRGCFSAVGRAGGVQVLSLGNNCVYFGIALHEMMHAAGFWHEQSRFDRDTFVTINWANILPGYEYNFRKKSTSSTSDLGLPYDYDSIMHYGPYAFSRSRSAPTIQPRRSGVTIGQRTGLSELDVKGLNLLYRCSGVGPTVTKPTPRPTTCVDSHQHCASWAAGGNCASNRVYMAANCKKSCKLCGKAGCRDVGEHCVSWASKGECQRNPGYMLRQCKKSCKLCGVSATCQDRNTFCQDWAKKRECVTNPAYMRVACPKACGVC, from the exons ATGAAGTGTGAGATGAGGTTAACTGTGACCCTCGCTGTCTTCACTCTAGTGGCGAGGTGTTCCCAGGCACAAATGGAGAACCTACCTAATATATCCATACCAAACCCGGACGAC GCGAGCAACGATATCCTGGGCGAACCCATTTCGGAGAAGGAGATTGAGAACAGCAtcgagagtgtggtggtgaccagAAACTCGGGCCCCGAGGGcgaccttctctaccagcctGAGTTCTACGagggagacatcatcatcaacacaaagGACCAACTGTACCAGATGGTTCAT GGTGACCCTCAGCAGCAAGCAAGTGCTGTTAAGAATCCACGGATGACCTGGCCAGGAGGCGTCATCCCTTacgtcatctcctcctccttct CTTCGTTGGAGAGGTCGGTGATTGCAAGAGCTATGGCTGAGTACAGAGCCAAGACATGTGTCAGCTTCGTCCCCAGAACGAACAGCCACACTGACTATGTCCACATCCTCAAGGGACGAGG GTGCTTCAGTGCCGTGGGAAGAGCAGGGGGAGTCCAGGTGTTGTCTCTGGGCAATAATTGTGTCTACTTCGGCATCGCACTTCATGAGATGATGCACGCTGCTGGTTTCTGGCACGAGCAGTCCCGCTTCGACCGTGACACCTTCGTCACCATCAACTGGGCCAACATCTTGCCAGGCTACGAGTACAACTTCAGGAAG AAGTCGACCTCCAGCACCTCAGACCTGGGTCTGCCTTACGACTACGACTCTATCATGCACTACGGtccctatgccttctccaggagCCGCTCAGCCCCCACCATCCAGCCCAGGAGAAGCGGCGTCACCATCGGACAGCGAACAGGCCTCTCCGAG CTGGACGTGAAGGGTCTGAACCTGTTGTATCGGTGCTCAGGTGTTGGACCTACGGTCACTAAGCCAACACCCAGACCAACCACCTGCGTCGATAGCCACCAGCACTGCGCCTCCTGGGCAGCTGGTGGCAACTGCGCCAGCAATCGTGTGTACATGGCAGCTAACTGCAAGAAGTCATGCAAACTGTGCG GTAAGGCTGGATGTAGAGACGTAGGTGAGCATTGTGTCAGCTGGGCAAGCAAGGGTGAGTGCCAGCGTAACCCTGGCTACATGCTACGTCAGTGTAAGAAATCCTGCAAACTTTGTG GAGTGAGTGCAACGTGTCAGGACAGGAACACCTTCTGTCAGGACTGGGCCAAGAAGAGGGAATGTGTCACCAACCCAGCCTACATGCGAGTCGCTTGCCCGAAGGCTTGTGGCGTGTGTTAG